The following are from one region of the Pseudomonadales bacterium genome:
- a CDS encoding molybdopterin molybdotransferase MoeA, producing MPGTQSDPPVAPAIKALDVQEAIAAIEKQTKTAAQTQHVRISEALGCFAAQDIATPINLPPFPASAMDGYALDSRQLSGDPPYRLNVVGESLAGHAYRGTILPGQCVRITTGAPVPADADAVVIQENCTRDGDALTIHVHVPTHNNIRPTGNDIRAGSVLVSSGKRLNAFDIGWLSACGVAEITVRKPVRVALFSTGDELVEAGEPLTEGCIYDANRILLTQLLRAQPVVIHDLGILPDDMDALRTALTGAAAESDLLLTSGGVSVGDADLVRDVVEELGRIDFWRIRIKPGKPLAFGHIGPAAFLGLPGNPASAVVTFLLFGQPLIRKLAGGLPRRRIYYPATLDHPIPHSPGRDEFRRGCLDFSAGRLLVSSRDDQSSNRLASFSNADCLIRIPGERADLDAGTVVEVLPFFGLISER from the coding sequence GTGCCCGGAACCCAATCAGATCCACCAGTTGCGCCTGCAATCAAAGCGCTTGATGTGCAGGAAGCAATTGCGGCGATCGAGAAGCAAACAAAAACAGCTGCACAGACGCAGCATGTAAGAATTTCTGAAGCGCTCGGCTGTTTCGCCGCTCAGGATATCGCCACCCCGATCAATCTGCCTCCGTTTCCCGCGTCCGCCATGGACGGCTACGCGCTCGACTCCCGCCAGCTGTCGGGTGATCCTCCCTACCGGCTCAATGTGGTCGGGGAGAGCCTTGCGGGCCACGCCTATCGCGGCACCATCCTGCCCGGACAATGCGTGCGCATCACCACAGGGGCACCCGTACCCGCCGACGCGGATGCGGTGGTCATTCAGGAAAACTGCACCCGGGACGGTGATGCATTGACGATCCACGTGCACGTCCCGACGCACAACAATATCCGCCCGACCGGTAACGACATTCGCGCGGGATCGGTTCTGGTGTCATCCGGCAAGCGACTGAACGCCTTCGATATCGGCTGGCTGTCCGCCTGCGGTGTGGCAGAAATAACCGTCCGAAAGCCCGTGAGGGTTGCGCTGTTCTCCACCGGCGATGAGCTCGTGGAGGCCGGTGAACCACTCACCGAGGGATGTATCTACGATGCCAACAGGATACTGCTCACTCAGCTGCTGCGCGCCCAGCCGGTAGTCATTCACGACCTCGGTATCCTGCCGGACGATATGGATGCGCTGCGTACGGCGCTCACCGGCGCCGCGGCAGAGAGCGATCTCCTGCTCACTTCGGGAGGCGTTTCCGTCGGTGACGCCGACCTGGTGCGGGACGTGGTTGAAGAACTCGGCAGAATCGATTTCTGGCGGATCCGGATCAAGCCCGGCAAACCCCTCGCGTTCGGACACATCGGGCCTGCCGCGTTCCTCGGCCTGCCCGGCAATCCGGCATCCGCCGTGGTGACGTTTCTGCTGTTCGGACAACCCCTGATCCGCAAACTGGCAGGGGGTCTGCCACGCCGGCGGATCTATTACCCCGCGACACTGGATCACCCGATCCCGCACAGCCCGGGTCGGGACGAATTCCGCAGGGGGTGTCTCGACTTCAGCGCAGGGCGTCTGCTCGTGAGCAGCCGTGACGATCAGTCCTCGAATCGCCTGGCCTCGTTCTCGAATGCAGACTGCCTGATTCGCATTCCCGGAGAACGCGCGGACCTCGATGCCGGAACCGTGGTCGAGGTCCTGCCATTTTTCGGGCTGATCTCTGAGCGCTGA